TGGTATTCGAAAAGAAGAAGCTATTATTTCCATTTGTAGTGGAATTACAAGTTACAGGAATGAACAGAAGCTGCCCATCAAACAATGGAGTTTTGTCAGATTCCAAGTTGCTGGCTTTCGCAATCTTCAAAGCTTTGACTCCAAACAATTTCGATATGCTGTGAAGATCGAAGAACTGTGAAGATTTTGTAAAGTAAGAGACATAAGCATCACACGAAGAACTTGTAATCTCTGCTCTGCCATGAATGGCTGTAAAGCAAACAAGAAGTGTAAATTGTAAGAGAAAAGAAGTTGGCTTTGCCATTGGTTTGATTGCTTGAAGCTTTGGGATTCTGTATTTTTGAATCAATcatagaagtttttttttttttaattggggGTTTTGATGATTAATATCATGAGCAGGTATGATTGTTGCATCACAAAGTTGgaaaaattcaaccaaaaagGTTATGAAAGTAACGATTTATTTAGTTAGTTTAATTGGGAGAGAGTTATTTGAGACGGCTGAATGCCTTCGCGATGTCTTTGGTACCAAAGttctttgattaaattaagcaaatgtttttttaattaatgatgaTGTGAAGGGTAAAGCGATAGGAGAGTTTCAAAGTTTACTTAGTTATATCTTATGATTatgcatttaaaaaacaaagcaacAGAGATAAcataaatggtaaaatagtaaaatagacTTAGACATTTACGGAGTTCGCTACGTTCATGAAAGAgatattgatttattattgaaatgaaatcgaagataaaatatattgcAAAGGGTTTATATAtgacattttctaaaatttcatgtttataattgtaaataacataaaatacaaatataatttagttaatacCAATTGCAAATGCGTCAATAGCTAGATAGTCATTTGAAACATTAACTAAACGATTCAAGACATTTCAATactaagattaaaaaagatggTTCGGAAAATTGTTTAATATGGACCATggttattttataataattcttCGTTAAATCAACATTGACTATAACCACTAGTTAGGTTCGTTTTGACAAATAACcatatttaaatctttaaatgtttgtttttatagaATTTTCACACATCTATATGGAcctatattttgtatattgtgaatatgacaaaaaattagtaatatcaTACGGCTATTTGAGagttatcgacttttaaattggttacttttgcaatttagaaaatgtaatgataCAAAccttattatcataatttgataataattttttgtggTGTTTTTGGAAGCATCTTACCTTTtgggttttattttaataatacattaCAACTACAATAAACTGTTATAAAATTGAGTGGTAatgtataattaattgttatatgTTTGTATAGTCAACTAAAACGATTGAAAGTTTAgttgtataattttattttatttttaaacttttgtccTTGGTATAAGATAATGATTCAACAATATTATCAATTGATCATCCTTGTAATAAAATAGCATGGCGTATAATTTCTATTggattaatataattaaaaatgtaactttTTGGTATGAAGTCATCACAAATTAGAATATGCTTAGAATGTAATTGAAATTCATCTTGCaacttcaatatttaaattaattaatacgtAAGTTCATATAATAACTCTACAAGAAACCCTATAATCAATTAGTAATGCTCCAATTTTCCAAGTCAATAGGAATATAAGACATCACTTAACTTCtatgaatcaaaattaaaaatacaattttccaAGTCAATAGGAATAAtgctcattttctttttccctttggtaaaaactatatatatatatatatatattcatcccatttaaattaaaagtgagagcatcattattttataagaCTTTTTTTTGCTTAGTTGGGGTTTAAGATTGGattcaatttgaataataatatttgattgtaATAAAAGGCAAAATTTTAGGggacataaattaattacattgtCTTAAAGTAGATGCTCTATTTATGATATAATTGGATcaataacttttctttcaattaacGTTAGATTGACTTCCAATTTTGATTTTCGTTAAATTTCGAAAACCgagatatattatattcttccTCCTTCCATATCATCATTAACTCATTCTTTATGATTTCATGTTCTTTCTAAAatcatgatttattttttatacttgtGTCATTAATGATCTTAATTAAGGTTACTAAACCATTATTAAGTATGCTAACTAAGTATACATTTTCTGGTTcctatgtgtatatatatatatatatagtttaatttattctatCAACCTTATTATTTCATCTTCTTACCTTCCATTTTCTCAATATCAACTATTTAAAGaattaagtttaataaatgatcaattttgaaaaattcttttaaataacaaaattgctaaaaataattttaattataacaaaacgTCAAAATCTAGgagtaataaatattatttgttcaGAAGGATATATTATAGtctaattctaaaatttaaattagacttagtttaacctttttttttaaaaaaatagaagtagaagtagaagaagaagtgtGAActgaaattaagaaaacatatataacaacaataaatgaaaatgaaatgaaatgattgctaaacaaccaaaattaagttaaagttttcttttagttaaaaaaatatcccaTCATGTGGCTTTTGGGCAGTGGCAATGTGAACctaagaatttgaatttgtcaATTATGAAagaatttctttctctctttctcataTGTCTGCTCCAAACCAACACTACTTTATTGGACATTATCAAAgtgtatgatttttttttcttaaagaaaagaaagtgtaTGATTATTAGTTTctcatgaaaaaaatattacaatagAAAAAATTCCAATGTAGCTCAATAGTTTGACGATGGACTATAATATCTTATCCcccaaatcaattaatattcgAATTGTTTAATACTgccatttgttttctttaaatcattttttttggtttgaagGATTAATTTTAAGCAAAACATTTTGGGAGTTACATGAGagattttgttaatattatttctcaaaatttgataCTGACTCAAGTTTTGATATAATTTCTATATGtctatggttttttttaaatataaggCCCtcttgtattaaaaaaatggatctATGGTTgaagattgattttttaaagaatatgttAATTGACTTTACAACGAACTATCACTATGTATGATTCTTATATTAGtaaattagaagaaagataaaattacaatatgtATACCTATACTTTTTGATCATGAATCAATCAAAAGTAAATGTAAACAACATTTGTGGAGATAATAAGTTTAAATATCCCATTTTAAGATATAAAACTATGtcaattatttatactttatgTTTGTTAAAGGATGCTTgtctaatattaatttttatttagatttgctAAGATAAAAAAAGGGATGAAGTttggaaagaaggaaagaaaggaaggagGGAGGGATTAGGAGGGAATCtttgataaaaatgaagaacgCGGTTTGTTTGCtcacttttattaaaattgactttttgactttttcagtttttgaattaatttttggaAAAGTAGATCTCTTCTGCtctctttcttcattctttttttctataacaATTCTGTCGGTggattcaattctttttctttttcctttcttttttgttaccTTAAGGGGTAAGAAACTCAACTTATTTATTACATCGTTAATACCTTCTTATATAATTCTCCTTCATTAAACATGAACtatatttaatgttttcacttttaaaaatagctcTCTtcttaaaccttttttttaaaatgctaaagaaaaagaaggatggTTCGGTGAGGGGCACCCCACTGGGACAAATTGGACCCGACGGACACGGACCGTTATCCTTCCACTGCAAGGAGAGGGAAGTTGACGTTGCTCTGTGAAGCCAGCCTCACGCGTTCTCCCCCGCTTTACAAGCCCATGGTACTTGGGCCTCCGCCTAAGCTCCATGGCTTTCTCCATGCTTGAAACGGGCGGCCCAGAATGAAGCCACGACAGATCCAGCCCACCAGGATGAAACCTTCCGTTCCATCAATATAACGCCCCCACTCGGGTCATAAGCCAGCGCAACCGGACTCGGCGATTGCTTAGGTTGGGAATTCGTTGAATAAAAAGGAGCAGCCTTTTATGTGTTTCGATGTGGGAGAAATAGATAACCCTAATTAGCTAGAAGTTACCTTATTTcaacataattcaaaacaatGGTGACCTTCTCAAACTAAACACAAGCATTTGTGAGTGTAAGTTTacattttgttaataataacaaaagtttGAGATATAAGTTTAgtctctaaactttcaaacatacataacatttgttttttttgacaaattcaattttttgtaaaactaattgatttattagatatatatttgaattttatgtgtTTGTAACTTTACCCTTTCAAGAAATTCTTGTTCCAAAGTATGATGagctaaaagaaattaaattccaattgactaaatttctaattttcgACCTTATAGGACCAAATAGAGACAAAAGAAAACGTTGaagtaaaatctaaatttataatttaatcttaaaaattaatattaaccTTTGTGATgggtttaaaatttaaattattgtccAACTATGATGATACTATCACTtaaaaaaacaaggaaaaaatataaaacatattgTCCAATctaaaattgaactaaaaactTGAGCCGGcagtgaaattaaatttacgaGTATGCTGCTTtgcaattttacaaaaaattgTAGTATGAGTAGAGGTATGaacgtttaaaaaaaatacttgaaaCTTCAACcgatgaaaaaatatatagacaATACCGATCAAGCTTATTTTAGCTTTTCATTACTCTTCTGAACAATGattatagtaaatattaaatcTTTGTTGCATTATGTCCTGTTTTTGGCAACTTCACCATGCCTTTTCatctctaaaagaaaagaataattggAAGTGATCGTAAAGTGTAATGGcaacaaaataacttattaGTTAAAGCAAAAGAAACTAAACACGTTTCCCTTGGATATCCAAGCATTGAACAAACATGGCATCATATCTTTACAAATGATATCAAATCCCAGTTACACGGTTCCGTTAAAGACAGCTCTGATgcaattcaatcaaattccAAGCTAATTCAGATCTACACAAAACTCCCACAAAGGACAGAAGAAATCAGGCCGTCACTTCtaccttctcttctttctttctactttcctttccttcgttcttgttgttttgttgttgCTCGGCCATCTTTTGCGCTCGAATCATGGCCCGTCTTACCTGAGGACGCATCTCTCTTACATTACGAGGTGGCATGATATAGGGCTCCAGTGGACGGTCGCCAAAAGGGTGTTCATCTCCAGCAAAAATTCTCAGTTTTCGATCTCTATCCTGCATTAAATAGaagttataatataaataccCACCCTGTAGTGTACAATGGCGGATGAAAAAGGATGAAGATTTAATAAACAACTGACGTAGTCCTCCATTGGTAACAGAAGATCTTAAAcaccaaataaatttaaggaCTAACATCACGcagtttattttttggaaGCATGCGTAACACAGCTTTACGTATGACTTCTGTAGGGTCTCTGGTCATCTGTTCCCTCAAAGTTCTTTCCTTCAGGTTCCCAACATACCTACAAGGCCACGCATAGTTGAAGACAAATAATGAAACACAGACCACATCAAACTGTTACTATATTACCAAAGCAGCACTAAAGTGATCTCCTTCCTCTACTTTTCTGCAGATAGAAATCAAGCActtgtttggattgaatttttaagattttagaaaaaggtttttaagagaagaaaattcttttttaagtcTTAGAAAAGTAATCCAAATACGCCTTCTAAGTCATTTAGATTTAACCAAAAGTTAAACCCCTCtttgataaccatttgattttttgtttttggttatctaatttttatcaatgttCTTAAAAAGCAAGTAGTggtttgaaaactaaaaaaaagtagtttttggAGAAGTGTTTTGTTGGTGAAATTTGGCTAAAAGTTCAACTCTGATActtaagaaattgaaaataagaacCAAACAGGGCCTAAAATTTCGACAAACTAATGCCGTTCTAATTTTGcctcaaatttcaacaaaacaaatgccAATGAAATCTTAACTGATGAAAATAGATTAACGAACTTTAGAGTACGTGCCAATGACCAATACTTTTTAAGTAAAACTACAGAAACATATAGTACTTACCCTGTATGCCagtaataaacttttttagtgAGTTTTCTTCCTGTGACAGCGATATCCTTAGCATTAAGCACAATGCACATATCCCCATCATCTCGATTGGGTGCATATGTTGGCTTATCCTTGCCTTGAATCACAGTAGATATTTGAGATGCCAATCTCCCAAGAACCTGGTAGAAAAAGTTAGAGcatctttctttgtttctagCAAATATCACTACTCTTGAACATTCTATCTCATAATCTGAGGAACCTACTATCAAGTGAAGAGTTAATATTGCATTCTAACCTGGCCTTTGGCATCAAACACTCTCCACCTCAGGCCTTCCAAATTGATGCGTTTCAAGCCAGCAAGTGCTTTCTGGAACATTGTTGATGCATAGCAATGTTAATGGTTTATGCTTGTATAACAAAAGCACTTATTCAAAGAACACGGGGGAAAGGCTAAgtaaaataagagaaattaaaCCGGCTATCAATCTGATCCGGAAGACACAAGGGCAGACCAAACTCATTGAGGATAAAATCCCAACCACTATAAACGAAAGCCTTCCTATTTCATTCTTACATAAGTTCCTGGCTGATAACTtagaaccaaataaaaaatttcttctcatTCTAATCAAATAATCCATATAACAGCAGAGAAACCTAAGTGCTAAAATAAACCCGCCCATATCCCAACATAACTTCCTTCATTATCCATGGAAACAGGCTCCTTCAATCATTGGAAAGTCCTTAGAAGTGCATCAACACAACATACAGTTTTTAAGTCTTCACTTCTCCTTCTACACAATGTATTCATATAGCAAGGAGAATCTCCTGGAATTTTGCCTACAGAATTTATACCATCAACGACAATCACAAAATGAATTTTGCTACTCCTTCAAATAGCTTACAAGTTAATATTGGGTTTGCGGGTAAATTCCTTTGCTCACCTATAGAAGTGGGAGAACTTATATTCTAAAAAGTATGCTAAGGTCCTTTACAAAAGAGGGAAAAGAGGTCAATTTGTCTAACTacctcttttatttattaacaatagGTATTTGCGGAATCTGAATCTCTACAGCTCCACTCATATGAAACCAGTCTCAAATTTCTCTAAATCACaaattacttcaaaagataaaaatctaGCAATTATTAGTGTCTTGCTGCTTATCACTGATGATAGTACAAAAGCTTTGGATCCTTGGAGAAGACAGGTACCAAGCCCAGCCAAGGGCCTTCTACATTCTTCTGCCACTTGTCGATTAGATAGTAACTTAAGTCATTGAAAACAACGCTGGCTTCTTCAGCTACTATAGAAATTTTCCTTCATGAATCATCCAAATCCTACACGTATTCTCTTTAATAATAGAATGCCAAATAGTCCTTTATAGAATCTCCAAAACCCACTTGGAGAAAGGCCCTActcctttttctaaaattgccTGTGCCAAAATCCCCCCTCATCCAATTTAAAGAAACTGGCAGGTGTTATCAATAAAAACgatgaaaaactaaatatatagaaaaccaaaattcaTAAGatagcttaattttcaaacagtgcatgaagaaaatatcatttaatggCTAACATAAAACACCATGGGAAGGCATGTTCGAAGTCTGTAACACTAAGAATGATCTGACATAAGGAAATCTAACCACCTTACCCTATAAAGACGCGGTAATTACCCGAATAAAATGTAACAATAAACACAATACAACAGTTTCTAAATGTTCAGAACGTAAACCCTAATCAAACCTAGCATAGAAATATTgttcttctttattaattcaaCGTTTCTTATCAAATAAAGTTCAGCAACAGGTCCACCTGAGTTTCCAAGCAAACAGTTCCCCAACTGTAGCATAAAAGATTTCCCCAAACTCTAGCATGAGATTGTGAAACAAGAGCTGATAGAGTAGacaatatcatttttaaaaccaacTGACCAAGAACACGCATAACCAAAAGCACAACTTAAATCTACAATATGCATTCCACAACCATTTCGTATGATTAATATGTATTGGTGTAAAAGTACAGAAGGCTTGCCTTCATGTTGCCAGTGATAGAAGTAGCTGCTTGGCTTGCCATTTCTCAATGTCCTACCTTTTCACTGTTCCGCATCACAACAAGACATTTATCAGTACCCTCAACTAATAACAATTAacatcaaaacaatttttccaatattttcaaatacaaatttcttcacCCACAGAGCAACTTTTTAGTTCCAacaagttattattattattattattattgatttatataaGATTAATATGCTCCTTGTCATCCCTCTAGCCTGTGATTACACattctcaattttatgttatCATTTAGACTGGgggttgaaaaaaaaattataaacaatttttttttattttcttctctgtgGGTGAAGATaaccaaccaataaacaaaaaaaaaatctaaaacctTGGGGATCTGAACAATAAACGAAGGCGGCGCGATCTCACCAACGGCGTGGAGGGGCTGAACCTCGGTGATTCTGAGAGAGAAAGATAGAGATAAGTAACTCAGAATGCTCGGAGAGACGGAAGGAGCAGCGGGGAGTTCGTGGGAAGAATATATCTGCGGCAGCTGAGAGTGCAGTGTGCGAGGGCAGCCGCTGAGCCGGAGTCGGGCAAGAGCGGCGGCAGTGTGCAGTGGCTGAAAATTGGAGGGAGGGTTTAGAGCATAGAgagaattttaataattaacaaaacgAAAAAGGAGTAAAAACAATtagcaaaattattttacacaCACCCAACATTTAccaaactattattaataataaaataaacatgaaatttcactctatttataaatattttttctcttattaatttaaaaacgcTTCAAAAATACCAAACTTACCTCAACTTGTACTGTGgacaaatttatattcaaaaaattatttggacaattttctttatcaaaattttggatttttttgtcaaatttattattttttactattcattcaattaattaagaaaaagttatgGAACCTTCGTCTCTTCCAATCACCTTTTTTTCTGTTAGGAAATGTCTATAATGTCTTTAACATTcgaatttttttcattaatttatacaaaataagtCTAATAAATACCATAACGAACATAATCGAATTTAATTGTCTAATAATGTATACTCTTTCAAATTGATAATCACCATAGATTGAACTCATTTCATGATTTTTCATCTTGTTTTAACCATCCAAATACTTGTGTGCTGCACAATGTTCAGATAATCAAAAGCTTATCTTTAAATATAGAATTGGCATTTTccccaaaatttgaaattttgtacaCACTAAGACGTaagtactaaaattattacattGGTGGGAGATGGAcatataagaataaaaatgaagacCAAAGAGATGGATCAATCGAGATTCAAGAAGGCATCTCCAGGCCAAGTACACAAAAGCTCACCCCAGCCCCAGGCATTCCGTCTTCCATATCCACACTTTAAAACTCATGGAAGTTCACAGTAAGATGAAAAGTGtggaattaaaaaatgaaccaCATGATGCATTAATCCCTTCTTATAAGCCCATTCTGTCGTCATGGGACACGGTAACTCTTGTTGCAGACAAGGCACTGCAAGGCCAGATATCTCATCATAAAAGCTTCCCACTTATAATACTCTTGTTTTTGTAGAAAGTCAGTCAATTCTTGAGAAGCAACTTGTTCACTTTCTTTATCACTGCCTTGTTGAAATTGCTTTCTGATAATGTTAACAACTGGTTCAGTAACAACATCACCTGgctatttttcataattgcATACCTTGGTTTAATTCTCCCCTCCAAGCTGTAACCAAAATATTGGGGGAATTTGATTAGCTCTGCTTTTGAGTATCCCATGGTTAGAAAGAAATCCCATTTAGGCACTAAATTATCAGCTAAgctgaaagaatacaaggctGCATATCTTGAGGTCATGGTTCCAACATCCTCCATGCTATAACCTCTCTCCAAGAAAAATTGTGTCACTGGTTTCAAATTAGCCTCAATACTGAGACCGAATGTCTGTGGGCAACGATACAGAAGGACAGCAACATCGACTCCCAGAGTGTGAAAATATTCGGCCGTGGGCCTTAATTTTTCCTCAACACTATAACTTGTGATATTTGGACAACGGGTCAATACTTTACCAACCCTCTCCTCTGAGAGTCCCAATTCATAGAGGAAACTAATAGTTGTCTCGACCTTCTGTTTGCTGTAGGTGAGAATTGCTGGAAAACGGTAAATCACTTTCGCCCATTTTTTCTTGTCCACACCCAAATTTTCTAAGAATTTCATCgttggttttaaattttcactcAGACTAATTCCACATAACTGAGGCCTCTTGTAGAGGATAATAGGGATATCAGATTTTGGCACCCCAAGATCAAGAAAAAACTCGATCACAGGCTTTATTTTTCCCTCCAAGCTGTAGTAAGCAAAAGATGGGAATCTGCGAGTAATTTCTTTAATCTGATCAAGATTTAAGCCATGCTCAATCAGGTAAAGAATCTCTGGTCGGAGATCTCCAGTAGGACCTAGTTCACTCACTCGAGAGATGGCTTTTAGCTTCTTCGTGTCAATTGTTGAATTTGAGACAGGAACTGGTGTAGCAGTCTTTTCCTTAATAGAAGGGCTAGGAAAGTTTTCCACAGCATGCACAAGATGAGTCCCATGCTCTTCAAAAAGGGACTCAAGATAAGGATTCAAAGCATCTCTAATTTCAAGTGTCGTCAACTCTCGTCCTGCATAGTCATGTGAACTAGGTTATAATTTCTGGCAATGCCAGTCTACATCCaactaaatcaaattcaatgtGATCGGTGATACAAGTACATTGAAGTCGAACCTACTAGATACCGAGATTTGTGAATCAAATGAAGCCTTAAGAGAAGATGATCGATGAAGCTATCGGACTTGTTTATTGTTCTTGCAGCAATTGCATTGCTTAGACCTTGCTTCTTTAAAAACAAGGTTAAAACTGCCTTGGCCTCTTCTTTTTCTGCTGTTAGAAGGGCTGGAGACACTACCTTTAAGTTGGCTGATCCATCTATCTCAGAATCTGCATA
This DNA window, taken from Cucumis sativus cultivar 9930 chromosome 6, Cucumber_9930_V3, whole genome shotgun sequence, encodes the following:
- the LOC101204778 gene encoding uncharacterized protein LOC101204778; translated protein: MASQAATSITGNMKKALAGLKRINLEGLRWRVFDAKGQVLGRLASQISTVIQGKDKPTYAPNRDDGDMCIVLNAKDIAVTGRKLTKKVYYWHTGYVGNLKERTLREQMTRDPTEVIRKAVLRMLPKNKLRDDRDRKLRIFAGDEHPFGDRPLEPYIMPPRNVREMRPQVRRAMIRAQKMAEQQQNNKNEGKESRKKEEKVEVTA
- the LOC101203240 gene encoding transcription termination factor MTERF5, chloroplastic isoform X1 gives rise to the protein MTCVVTLDSLTLVYLRFFHSLFLPSLPFNLNLSFHSPLFSFSFFSFFSFSTILLQSLSFYFDPPTHFLVTIFAELQSCSAADCTSGRALRLIELLRQFLEMRAAPVPISFLPNGSHITTQRSFVLYRVQVSFQRKLFSCRSRSDSEIDGSANLKVVSPALLTAEKEEAKAVLTLFLKKQGLSNAIAARTINKSDSFIDHLLLRLHLIHKSRYLVGRELTTLEIRDALNPYLESLFEEHGTHLVHAVENFPSPSIKEKTATPVPVSNSTIDTKKLKAISRVSELGPTGDLRPEILYLIEHGLNLDQIKEITRRFPSFAYYSLEGKIKPVIEFFLDLGVPKSDIPIILYKRPQLCGISLSENLKPTMKFLENLGVDKKKWAKVIYRFPAILTYSKQKVETTISFLYELGLSEERVGKVLTRCPNITSYSVEEKLRPTAEYFHTLGVDVAVLLYRCPQTFGLSIEANLKPVTQFFLERGYSMEDVGTMTSRYAALYSFSLADNLVPKWDFFLTMGYSKAELIKFPQYFGYSLEGRIKPRYAIMKNSQVMLLLNQLLTLSESNFNKAVIKKVNKLLLKN
- the LOC101203240 gene encoding transcription termination factor MTERF5, chloroplastic isoform X2; this translates as MTCVVTLDSLTLVYLRFFHSLFLPSLPFNLNLSFHSPLFSFSFFSFFSFSTILLQSLSFYFDPPTHFLVTIFAELQSCSAADCTSGRALRLIELLRQFLEMRAAPVPISFLPNGSHITTQRVQVSFQRKLFSCRSRSDSEIDGSANLKVVSPALLTAEKEEAKAVLTLFLKKQGLSNAIAARTINKSDSFIDHLLLRLHLIHKSRYLVGRELTTLEIRDALNPYLESLFEEHGTHLVHAVENFPSPSIKEKTATPVPVSNSTIDTKKLKAISRVSELGPTGDLRPEILYLIEHGLNLDQIKEITRRFPSFAYYSLEGKIKPVIEFFLDLGVPKSDIPIILYKRPQLCGISLSENLKPTMKFLENLGVDKKKWAKVIYRFPAILTYSKQKVETTISFLYELGLSEERVGKVLTRCPNITSYSVEEKLRPTAEYFHTLGVDVAVLLYRCPQTFGLSIEANLKPVTQFFLERGYSMEDVGTMTSRYAALYSFSLADNLVPKWDFFLTMGYSKAELIKFPQYFGYSLEGRIKPRYAIMKNSQVMLLLNQLLTLSESNFNKAVIKKVNKLLLKN